One genomic window of Pseudomonas aeruginosa includes the following:
- a CDS encoding two-partner secretion system putative hemagglutinin TpsA2: MDIRSPLNQCIALSLAGILFLNPIVAAAAGLALDKAAGGNTGLGQAGNGVPVVNIATPNGAGLSNNHFRDYNVGANGLILNNATGKTQGTQLGGIILGNPNLKGQAAQVILNQVTGGNRSTLAGYTEVAGQSARVIVANPHGITCQGCGFINTPRATLTTGKPIMDGQRLERFQVDGGDIVVEGAELNVGNLEQFDLITRSAKLNAKLYAKNLNIVTGRNDVQADSLQATPRAADGSEKPQLAIDSSALGGMYAGAIRLVGTEQGVGVRLAGDMAASGGDIRIDASGKLSLAQASSQGDLKIAAQAVELNGKTYAGGSAEIRSAEELVNRQSLAARERIALEAAHIDNAGVIEAGVEPDERRNARGDLELRSGTLRNAGSLVASRALEAKASQALDNQGGSLKGATVRVDAGHLDNRGGKLLAEGELRVEASSLDNRQDGLLQSRDRAVVKTRGDLDNRGGQVIGLNDLEVGAATLDNGQQGLLGSQQSTRVSAQALVNRGDGEVSGKRVEARVGSLDNRGGKLIGDDLLVVASGAIDNRLGLFSAANRLDLRARSLDNSGKGTLSSRGGLEVSLGGLLDNRDEGNLLSQGAQRVTVGQLDNRAGGLLSSRSELNVHGASLDNRGGVLVADAGLSATGGAFDNRDGGSASGKAGVRVEVASLRNDQGGKLLSDGRLDLAANAVGNAGGRIAAKGDLQATLGSLAQQGGELVSEKTLKVAADTLDNSQSGLIAANGGIAIEARQVDNRAGEISSTSKVAVNAREQLDNRGGKVIGDSGLRLTVQRLLNQAKGVLAGRDGLSLDGGELFNGDGGRLDSQNSLSVSLGGVLDNQGGRLLSDAGVTLKGASLDNSRSGVISAKGAVDIRTGVLDNSRNGGIGSNAGITLVAARLDNGQQGRVSAKGLLDANLKGLDQRGGGVLVSETGVTLDLNGGTLVNRDGGLIATPGALLLRQLGAVDNGAGGEISSDRAFTLAAASLDNRGGRLIGAASLTLRIAQALDNSLAGVISGAAGLDIAAARLDNSAKGTLASRAGIDLRVDGALDNHAEGTVSGARLTLASASLDNSGKGLLSGNAGLTVVTGALDNAEGGQLISQGVLDVSSADLDNRGGALSGKQSLRLSAANLDNRGGLLTSDGELELTAGRVDSADGGEISARGDLRLTVERLVQRQGRLIGERGVSLDLRGGDLDNQGGLISARGPLSIERLNVLDNRQGGEISSQQGFELLARRIDNGQQGRIISAGKLRLDADALGNAGAGLLSGWQGLTVTGGSLDNSAGGTLSSKDGELAISLGGALDNHGQGALVSKGAQRIDAASLDNAQGIVSGESDVTLSIAGKLDNGQGGLVSAQRALSFERDDTLLNNAGGRINGGSLLLKGASLDNSDGQLISQGRLDAILGGALVNAGAARLASGGDLLLRSASVDNRGGKLVSQGLLEISAGSLDNSASGTLASQAGMSLRLGGGALRNQQDGLIFSQAGALEVQAGSLDNRQGTLQAQGDNQLRIGGALDNQGGRLDSRAGNLDLQSGSLDNGAGGVLNSAKGWLKLVTGLFDNSAGVTQAQSLEIRAGQGVRNQQGHLSALGGDNRIVTADFDNQGGGLYASGLLSLDGQRFLNQGAAAGQGGKVGAGRIDFSLAGALANRFGQLESESELHLRAAAIDNSGGSLRALGRSGSTRLVAGGLNNAYGVLESANQDLDLQLGSLANAGGRILHTGNGTFGLDSGQVIRAGGELTTNGLLDIRASEWTNSSVLQAGRLNLDIGTFRQTAEGKLLAVQSFTGRGGDWSNDGLLASDGSLRLELSGGYRGNGRATSLGDFALNAASLDLGNAASLAGGANVTLGAGNLLVNRGRITAAGDLVASAASLNNYGTLGGGGNLRLNAPALLNERGLLFSGADMTLRAGDITNLYGDVYSLGRLDIARDDAGNRAASLRNLSGVIESGKDFSLRASLIENRRAVLESKSGLYTAKMEQTACIEGVNAGDCSGKRNAIWTITQRDKTEVTASSAMGQLLAGGDFAIDGGTLNNLSSLIGSGGNLTANLEVLDNQGLETGELETIRVLRTARGGDIGGIDQKSRNFTNLYWYQSANFDPARAGEIPAALNAILSDWSFEYEFPSKGPTPISSGDQSYAAVIQAAGDVTVNASTRIDNGVTRPGYTFVGSGRQVGDSAVGGSGVSVVVPLTSQLPPDLARRQVNPVTLPGFSLPQGDNGLFRLSSRFAEDGNGSAALGAGADRTQGGSGVSVGQQGAGNVAGTWQGQGVRVDGLAGAANVQGQGGSTLGGSLPGVARVQGVPGNATPSASHKYLIETNPALTELKQFLNSDYLLSGLGMNPDASKKRLGDGLYEQRLIRDAVVARTGQRYIDGLSSDEALFRYLMDNAIAYKDQLHLQLGVGLSAEQMAALTHDIVWLEEVEVNGEKVLAPVVYLAQAEGRLAPNGALIQGRDVKLVSGGDLHNVGTLRARNDLSATADNLDNSGLIEAGKRLDLLAGDSIRNRQGGVIAGRDVSLTALTGDVINERSVTRYDSALDGRTWERSFADSAARVEAANSLNVQAGRDIANLGGVLQSRGDLSLDAGRDVTVAAVEDRQGQTRWSTSRLQSVTQLGAEVSAGRDLNVSAGRDLSAVASALEARRDIALSAGRDVTLAAAANEEHAYSKTRKVTYQEDKVAQQGTRVDAGGDLAINAGQDLRLIASQASAGDEAYLVAGDKLELLAANDSNYYLYDKKKKGDFGRKETRRDEVTDVKAVGSQISSGGDLTLLSGGDQTYQGAKLESGNDLAIVSGGAVTFDAVKDLHQESHEKSKGDLAWQSSKGKGQTDETVRQSQIVAQGNLAIKAVEGLKIDLKHIDQKTVSQTIDAMVQADPQLAWLKEAEQRGDVDWRMVQEVHDSWKYSNSGLGAAPSLAIAIVAAAYLGPVYGAMASNLAIGTINNGGDLGKGLQQATSADSLKGYAIAAATAYLVSPQLDKAFGVSSDNINKVTKGFKLSTVEGIGGFAAYSIAQGFAQSVMQQAAYGGSYIDNLGNAMAGQARNLGMAVGFNFIGDSVKYPDGSPPKIMAHALMGGLLAEASGSDFKTGAAAAGANEAMINLLGKMVGGDQNLELMASQLVGVAAASAVNGDVSLGAEIAKSGTAYNRQLHPDEIKFASDVERVKRYAQENGLSEDTARKELLSTAAMMVDNGWNQALAGTDINAARAAQYLRTELGTGPDSNLFQVTQADYYNERVGLTALFKNKEALTSVLENIALANPASYTRDPANRAEVLNAKGEGSQAGFGLALEGIVSAPSKTALWLMGALTCSSCAERDIQNAWNSVASLPEDIRMKGYLDALHTMQGQGASVVRDNAASSTALGVEVGLAIDGGLAGAGKGVVTDGPKGILTLKDFPDVSTKISQKQLRHIAGTQQLEARGGGGFLNSVSDAQKVLDAYHTGQVKILGRNAQGFPVVKFEGVTGTNVNLGVGITDQATNVFIIKGTKSPSIVPTNPNWSPK; the protein is encoded by the coding sequence ATGGACATCCGCAGCCCGCTGAACCAGTGCATCGCCCTGTCCCTGGCCGGCATCCTGTTCCTCAACCCGATCGTCGCCGCGGCGGCGGGGCTGGCGCTGGACAAGGCCGCCGGCGGCAACACCGGCCTGGGCCAGGCGGGCAACGGCGTGCCCGTCGTCAATATCGCCACGCCCAACGGCGCCGGGCTGTCGAACAACCATTTCCGCGACTACAACGTCGGCGCCAACGGGCTGATCCTCAACAACGCCACCGGCAAGACCCAGGGTACCCAGCTCGGCGGGATCATCCTCGGCAACCCCAACCTCAAGGGCCAGGCGGCGCAGGTGATCCTCAACCAGGTCACCGGCGGCAACCGCAGCACCCTGGCCGGCTACACCGAGGTGGCCGGGCAGTCGGCGCGGGTGATCGTCGCCAACCCGCACGGCATCACCTGCCAGGGCTGCGGCTTCATCAACACGCCGCGCGCGACCCTCACCACCGGCAAGCCGATCATGGACGGCCAGCGCCTGGAGCGCTTCCAGGTGGACGGCGGCGACATCGTCGTCGAAGGCGCCGAACTGAACGTCGGCAACCTCGAACAGTTCGACCTGATCACCCGCAGCGCCAAGCTCAACGCCAAGCTCTACGCGAAGAACCTCAACATCGTCACCGGCCGCAACGACGTCCAGGCCGACAGCCTGCAGGCCACGCCGCGCGCCGCCGATGGCAGCGAGAAGCCGCAGCTGGCGATCGACAGCTCGGCGCTGGGCGGGATGTACGCCGGGGCGATCCGCCTGGTCGGCACCGAGCAGGGCGTGGGGGTGCGGCTGGCCGGCGACATGGCCGCCAGCGGCGGCGACATCCGCATCGACGCCAGCGGCAAGCTGAGCCTGGCCCAGGCCTCCAGCCAGGGCGACCTGAAGATCGCGGCCCAGGCCGTGGAGCTGAATGGCAAGACCTACGCCGGCGGCAGCGCCGAGATCCGCAGCGCGGAGGAACTGGTCAACCGGCAGAGCCTGGCGGCGCGCGAACGCATCGCGCTGGAGGCGGCGCATATCGACAACGCCGGGGTGATCGAAGCCGGCGTCGAGCCAGACGAGCGGCGCAACGCGCGCGGCGACCTCGAGCTGCGCAGCGGCACCCTGCGCAACGCCGGCAGCCTGGTGGCCAGCCGCGCGCTGGAAGCGAAGGCGAGCCAGGCGCTGGACAACCAGGGCGGCAGCCTGAAGGGGGCGACCGTCCGGGTCGACGCCGGGCACCTGGACAACCGTGGCGGCAAGCTGCTCGCCGAGGGCGAACTGCGGGTCGAGGCGAGCAGCCTGGACAACCGCCAGGACGGCCTGTTGCAGAGCCGGGACCGCGCCGTGGTCAAGACCCGTGGCGATCTCGACAACCGTGGCGGCCAGGTGATCGGCCTGAACGACCTGGAGGTCGGCGCGGCGACGCTCGACAACGGCCAGCAAGGCCTGCTCGGCAGCCAGCAGTCCACCCGCGTCAGCGCCCAGGCGCTGGTCAACCGGGGAGACGGCGAAGTCTCCGGCAAGCGCGTCGAGGCCCGCGTCGGCAGCCTCGACAATCGCGGCGGCAAGCTGATCGGCGACGACCTGCTGGTGGTCGCCAGCGGTGCCATCGACAACCGCCTCGGCTTGTTCTCCGCGGCCAACCGCCTCGACCTGCGGGCGCGCAGCCTGGACAACAGCGGCAAGGGCACGCTGAGCAGCCGGGGCGGCCTGGAGGTCAGCCTCGGCGGCCTGCTGGACAACCGCGATGAAGGCAACCTGCTCAGCCAGGGCGCGCAGCGCGTGACGGTGGGGCAACTGGACAACCGCGCCGGCGGCCTGCTGTCGAGCCGCAGCGAGTTGAACGTCCACGGCGCCAGCCTGGACAACCGTGGCGGCGTGCTGGTGGCCGACGCCGGCCTGAGCGCCACGGGAGGCGCCTTCGACAACCGCGACGGCGGCAGCGCCAGCGGCAAGGCTGGCGTGCGCGTGGAGGTCGCCAGCCTGCGCAACGACCAGGGTGGCAAGCTGCTCAGCGATGGCCGCCTGGACCTCGCAGCGAACGCCGTCGGCAACGCCGGAGGGCGTATCGCCGCCAAGGGCGACCTGCAGGCGACGCTTGGCAGCCTGGCCCAGCAAGGTGGCGAACTGGTCAGCGAAAAGACCCTGAAGGTCGCGGCCGACACGCTCGACAACAGCCAGTCCGGGCTGATCGCCGCGAATGGCGGCATCGCTATCGAGGCGCGGCAGGTCGACAACCGCGCCGGCGAGATTTCCAGCACCTCGAAGGTCGCCGTGAACGCCCGCGAGCAACTGGACAACCGCGGCGGCAAGGTTATCGGCGACAGCGGCCTGCGCCTCACCGTGCAGCGCCTGCTGAACCAGGCCAAGGGGGTGCTGGCCGGGCGCGACGGCCTGAGCCTGGACGGCGGCGAACTGTTCAACGGCGACGGCGGGCGGCTCGACAGCCAGAACAGCCTGAGCGTGAGCCTCGGCGGCGTGCTGGACAACCAGGGCGGCAGGCTGCTCAGCGATGCCGGCGTGACGCTGAAGGGCGCCAGCCTCGACAACAGCCGTTCCGGCGTGATCAGCGCCAAGGGTGCGGTGGATATCCGCACCGGCGTGCTGGACAACAGCCGCAACGGCGGCATCGGCAGCAACGCCGGCATCACCCTGGTGGCCGCCCGGCTGGACAACGGCCAGCAGGGCCGGGTCAGCGCCAAGGGCCTGCTCGACGCCAACCTGAAAGGCCTCGACCAGCGCGGAGGCGGCGTCCTGGTCAGCGAAACCGGCGTCACCCTCGACCTCAATGGCGGCACACTGGTCAACCGCGACGGCGGCCTGATCGCTACGCCCGGCGCGCTGCTGCTGCGCCAGCTCGGCGCGGTGGACAACGGCGCCGGCGGGGAAATCTCCAGCGACCGCGCCTTCACCCTCGCCGCCGCCAGCCTGGACAACCGCGGCGGGCGCCTGATCGGCGCCGCCAGCCTGACCCTGCGCATCGCCCAGGCCCTGGACAACAGCCTGGCCGGGGTGATCTCCGGCGCCGCCGGCCTGGACATCGCGGCCGCTCGCCTGGACAACAGCGCCAAGGGCACCCTGGCCAGCCGCGCCGGCATCGACCTGCGCGTCGACGGCGCGCTGGACAACCACGCCGAAGGCACCGTTTCCGGCGCCCGCCTGACGCTCGCCAGCGCCTCGCTGGACAACAGCGGCAAGGGCCTGCTCTCCGGCAACGCCGGCCTGACCGTCGTCACTGGCGCGCTGGACAACGCCGAGGGTGGCCAACTGATCAGCCAGGGCGTGCTGGACGTCAGCAGCGCCGACCTCGACAACCGTGGCGGCGCCCTCAGTGGCAAGCAGTCGCTGCGCCTGAGCGCCGCCAACCTGGACAACCGTGGCGGCCTGCTGACCAGCGACGGCGAACTGGAACTGACGGCAGGGCGCGTCGACTCCGCCGACGGCGGCGAAATCTCCGCCCGGGGCGACCTGCGCCTGACGGTCGAGCGCCTGGTGCAACGCCAGGGCCGGCTGATCGGCGAGCGCGGCGTCAGTCTCGACCTGCGGGGTGGCGACCTGGATAACCAGGGCGGCCTGATCAGTGCCCGCGGCCCGCTGAGCATCGAGCGGCTGAACGTCCTCGACAACCGCCAGGGCGGCGAGATTTCCAGCCAGCAGGGCTTCGAGCTGCTGGCCAGGCGCATCGACAACGGCCAGCAGGGGCGCATCATCAGCGCCGGGAAACTGCGCCTGGACGCCGACGCGCTGGGCAACGCCGGCGCCGGCCTGCTCTCCGGATGGCAGGGCCTGACGGTGACAGGCGGGAGCCTGGACAACAGCGCCGGCGGCACCCTTTCGAGCAAGGACGGCGAGCTGGCCATCAGCCTCGGCGGCGCGCTGGACAACCACGGCCAGGGCGCCCTGGTCAGCAAGGGCGCGCAACGGATCGACGCCGCCAGCCTGGATAACGCCCAGGGCATTGTCTCCGGCGAAAGCGACGTGACCCTGAGCATCGCCGGGAAGCTGGACAACGGCCAGGGCGGCCTGGTCTCGGCGCAGCGCGCGCTGAGCTTCGAGCGCGACGATACGCTGCTGAACAACGCCGGCGGCCGGATCAACGGCGGCAGCCTGCTGCTCAAGGGCGCCAGCCTGGATAACAGCGACGGCCAGTTGATCAGCCAGGGCCGGCTCGACGCCATCCTTGGCGGCGCCCTGGTCAACGCCGGCGCGGCGCGCCTGGCCAGCGGCGGCGACCTGCTGCTGCGCAGCGCCAGCGTCGACAACCGCGGCGGCAAGCTGGTCAGCCAGGGGCTGCTGGAGATCAGCGCCGGCAGCCTCGACAACAGCGCCTCCGGCACCCTCGCCAGCCAGGCCGGCATGAGCCTGCGCCTGGGCGGCGGCGCCCTGCGCAACCAGCAGGACGGCCTGATCTTCAGCCAGGCCGGCGCCCTCGAGGTGCAGGCCGGCAGCCTGGACAACCGCCAGGGCACGCTCCAGGCCCAGGGCGACAACCAGCTGCGTATCGGTGGCGCGCTGGACAACCAGGGCGGCCGCCTGGACAGCCGGGCCGGTAACCTCGACCTGCAGAGCGGCAGCCTCGACAACGGCGCCGGCGGCGTGCTCAACAGCGCCAAGGGTTGGCTGAAGCTGGTCACCGGGCTGTTCGACAACAGCGCCGGCGTCACCCAGGCGCAGTCGCTGGAAATCCGCGCCGGGCAAGGCGTGCGCAACCAGCAGGGCCATCTCTCGGCGCTGGGCGGCGACAACCGCATCGTCACCGCCGACTTCGACAACCAGGGCGGCGGCCTCTACGCCAGCGGCCTGCTCAGCCTCGACGGCCAGCGCTTCCTCAACCAGGGCGCGGCGGCGGGTCAGGGCGGCAAGGTCGGCGCCGGGCGCATCGACTTCAGCCTGGCCGGCGCGCTGGCCAACCGCTTCGGCCAGTTGGAAAGCGAAAGCGAGCTGCACCTGCGCGCCGCCGCGATCGACAACAGCGGCGGCAGCCTGCGCGCCCTCGGCCGCAGCGGCAGCACGCGGCTGGTCGCTGGCGGCCTGAACAACGCCTACGGCGTGCTGGAAAGCGCCAACCAGGACCTCGACCTGCAACTGGGCAGCCTGGCCAACGCCGGCGGGCGCATCCTCCACACCGGCAACGGCACCTTCGGCCTGGATTCCGGGCAGGTGATCCGCGCCGGCGGCGAACTGACCACCAATGGCCTGCTGGACATCCGCGCCAGCGAATGGACCAACAGCAGCGTGCTGCAAGCCGGACGCCTGAACCTGGACATCGGCACCTTCCGCCAGACGGCCGAGGGCAAGCTGCTGGCGGTGCAGTCCTTCACTGGCCGCGGCGGCGACTGGAGCAACGACGGCCTGCTGGCCAGCGACGGCAGCTTGCGACTCGAGCTGAGCGGCGGCTACCGTGGCAACGGCCGCGCCACCAGCCTCGGCGACTTCGCCCTGAACGCCGCCAGCCTCGACCTCGGCAACGCCGCCAGCCTCGCCGGCGGCGCCAATGTCACGCTCGGCGCCGGCAACCTGCTGGTCAACCGTGGGCGGATCACCGCCGCCGGCGACCTCGTGGCCAGCGCCGCGAGCCTGAACAACTACGGCACCCTGGGCGGCGGCGGCAACCTGCGATTGAACGCGCCCGCCCTGCTCAACGAGCGCGGGTTGCTGTTCAGTGGCGCCGACATGACCCTGCGCGCCGGCGACATCACCAACCTCTACGGGGATGTGTACAGCCTCGGCAGGCTGGATATCGCCCGCGACGATGCCGGCAACCGTGCCGCCAGCCTGCGCAACCTTTCCGGGGTGATCGAGAGCGGCAAGGACTTCAGCCTGCGTGCCAGCCTGATCGAGAACCGTCGCGCCGTGCTGGAAAGCAAGTCGGGCCTGTACACCGCGAAGATGGAGCAGACCGCCTGCATCGAAGGCGTCAACGCGGGCGACTGCAGCGGCAAGCGCAACGCCATCTGGACCATCACCCAGCGCGACAAGACCGAGGTCACCGCCAGCAGCGCCATGGGGCAACTGCTGGCCGGAGGCGACTTCGCCATCGACGGCGGCACCCTGAACAACCTTTCCAGCCTGATCGGCAGCGGCGGCAACCTCACCGCCAACCTCGAAGTCCTCGACAACCAGGGCCTGGAAACCGGCGAGCTGGAAACCATCCGCGTGCTGCGTACCGCTCGCGGCGGCGATATCGGCGGCATCGATCAGAAGTCGCGCAACTTCACCAACCTCTACTGGTACCAGAGCGCCAATTTCGACCCGGCGCGCGCGGGCGAGATCCCCGCCGCGCTCAACGCGATCCTCAGCGACTGGTCCTTCGAGTACGAATTCCCGAGCAAGGGGCCGACCCCGATCAGCAGTGGCGACCAGTCCTACGCAGCGGTGATCCAGGCCGCCGGCGACGTCACGGTCAATGCCAGCACGCGCATCGACAACGGCGTCACCCGCCCCGGCTACACCTTCGTCGGCAGCGGCCGCCAGGTGGGCGACAGCGCGGTGGGCGGCAGCGGGGTTTCGGTGGTCGTGCCGCTGACCTCGCAACTGCCGCCCGACCTGGCGCGGCGCCAGGTCAACCCGGTTACCCTGCCCGGCTTCAGCCTGCCCCAGGGTGACAACGGCCTGTTCCGTCTCAGCTCGCGCTTCGCCGAGGACGGCAATGGCAGCGCCGCGCTCGGTGCCGGCGCCGACCGCACCCAGGGCGGCAGCGGCGTCTCGGTCGGCCAGCAAGGCGCCGGCAACGTCGCCGGTACCTGGCAGGGCCAGGGCGTGCGAGTCGACGGCCTGGCTGGCGCGGCCAACGTCCAGGGTCAGGGCGGCAGCACGCTCGGCGGTAGCCTGCCGGGCGTCGCCCGGGTCCAGGGCGTGCCCGGCAACGCCACGCCGAGCGCCAGCCACAAGTACCTGATCGAGACCAACCCGGCGCTCACCGAACTGAAGCAGTTCCTCAACTCGGACTACCTGCTCAGCGGCCTGGGCATGAACCCGGACGCTAGCAAGAAGCGCCTCGGCGACGGTCTCTACGAGCAGCGGCTGATCCGCGACGCGGTGGTGGCGCGCACCGGCCAGCGCTACATCGATGGGCTGAGCAGCGACGAGGCGCTGTTCCGCTACCTGATGGACAACGCCATCGCTTACAAGGACCAACTGCACCTGCAACTGGGTGTGGGTCTGAGCGCGGAGCAGATGGCGGCGCTGACCCACGACATCGTGTGGCTGGAAGAGGTCGAGGTGAACGGCGAGAAGGTCCTCGCGCCGGTGGTCTACCTGGCCCAGGCGGAGGGTCGGCTGGCACCCAACGGTGCGCTGATCCAGGGCCGCGACGTGAAGCTGGTGAGCGGCGGCGACCTGCATAACGTCGGCACCCTGCGCGCGCGGAACGACCTCTCGGCGACGGCCGACAACCTCGACAACAGCGGCCTGATCGAGGCCGGCAAGCGCCTCGACCTGCTCGCCGGCGACTCGATCCGCAACCGCCAGGGCGGGGTCATCGCCGGGCGTGACGTGAGCCTCACCGCGCTGACCGGCGACGTGATCAACGAACGCAGCGTGACCCGCTACGACAGCGCGCTCGACGGCCGCACCTGGGAGCGCAGCTTCGCCGACAGCGCCGCGCGGGTGGAGGCGGCGAACAGCCTGAACGTCCAGGCCGGACGCGACATCGCCAACCTCGGCGGGGTGCTGCAGAGTCGCGGCGACCTCAGCCTCGACGCCGGACGCGACGTCACCGTCGCCGCCGTCGAGGACCGCCAGGGCCAGACCCGCTGGAGCACGTCGCGGCTACAGAGCGTGACCCAGCTCGGCGCCGAAGTCAGTGCCGGGCGGGACCTGAACGTCAGCGCCGGGCGCGACCTCAGCGCAGTGGCCAGCGCCCTCGAAGCGCGCCGCGACATCGCCCTCTCCGCCGGGCGCGACGTGACCCTGGCGGCGGCGGCGAACGAGGAGCATGCCTACAGCAAGACCAGGAAGGTCACCTACCAGGAAGACAAGGTCGCCCAGCAAGGCACCCGCGTGGACGCCGGCGGCGACCTGGCGATCAATGCCGGACAGGACCTGCGCCTGATCGCGAGCCAGGCCAGCGCCGGCGACGAGGCCTACCTGGTGGCCGGCGACAAGCTGGAACTGCTGGCCGCCAACGACAGCAACTACTACCTGTACGACAAGAAGAAGAAAGGCGACTTCGGCCGCAAGGAAACCCGGCGCGACGAAGTCACCGACGTCAAGGCGGTGGGCAGCCAGATCAGCAGCGGCGGCGACCTCACCCTGCTCAGCGGCGGCGACCAGACCTACCAGGGCGCGAAGCTGGAATCGGGCAACGACCTGGCCATCGTCAGCGGCGGCGCGGTGACCTTCGACGCGGTGAAGGACCTGCACCAGGAGAGCCACGAGAAGAGCAAGGGCGACCTGGCGTGGCAGTCGTCGAAGGGCAAGGGCCAGACCGACGAAACCGTGCGCCAGAGCCAGATCGTGGCCCAGGGGAATCTGGCGATCAAGGCCGTGGAAGGGCTGAAGATCGACCTCAAGCATATCGACCAGAAGACCGTGAGCCAGACCATCGACGCGATGGTGCAGGCGGATCCGCAACTGGCGTGGCTGAAGGAGGCCGAGCAGCGCGGGGATGTGGACTGGCGCATGGTGCAGGAGGTGCACGATAGCTGGAAGTACAGCAACTCGGGGTTGGGGGCTGCGCCGTCACTGGCCATTGCCATCGTTGCAGCTGCTTACCTCGGCCCGGTGTATGGCGCAATGGCCAGCAACCTCGCCATTGGCACCATCAACAATGGCGGTGACCTTGGCAAGGGGCTGCAACAGGCCACCAGCGCTGACAGTCTGAAAGGGTACGCCATCGCAGCGGCCACGGCTTATCTCGTCAGCCCGCAGTTGGACAAGGCATTCGGCGTATCCAGTGACAACATCAACAAAGTCACCAAAGGATTCAAGCTCAGCACAGTTGAGGGAATCGGTGGATTTGCTGCCTACAGCATTGCCCAAGGCTTTGCTCAATCGGTCATGCAGCAGGCCGCCTATGGCGGCAGCTACATCGACAACCTCGGTAATGCCATGGCAGGTCAGGCGCGCAACCTGGGAATGGCGGTAGGTTTCAATTTCATTGGCGACTCGGTCAAATACCCTGATGGCAGCCCGCCGAAAATCATGGCTCACGCCCTGATGGGAGGTCTGCTGGCCGAAGCCTCCGGCAGTGACTTCAAGACTGGAGCGGCGGCCGCTGGTGCCAACGAGGCCATGATCAACCTCCTTGGGAAAATGGTAGGTGGCGATCAAAACCTCGAACTGATGGCCTCGCAACTCGTTGGCGTAGCCGCGGCAAGTGCGGTCAATGGCGATGTGAGTCTGGGCGCCGAGATCGCCAAAAGCGGGACGGCGTACAACCGGCAGCTACACCCAGATGAAATCAAATTCGCATCGGATGTGGAGCGCGTCAAACGTTATGCCCAGGAAAATGGGCTGAGCGAGGACACCGCCCGCAAAGAGCTTCTCAGCACGGCCGCCATGATGGTGGACAATGGCTGGAACCAGGCCTTGGCCGGCACAGACATCAACGCTGCCCGGGCTGCTCAGTATCTGCGTACGGAGCTGGGCACAGGCCCGGACAGCAATCTCTTCCAGGTGACCCAGGCTGACTACTACAACGAGCGGGTGGGGCTGACGGCGCTATTCAAGAACAAGGAGGCCCTGACCAGCGTTCTGGAAAACATAGCCCTAGCGAATCCCGCGAGCTATACGAGGGACCCCGCGAACCGTGCGGAAGTGCTGAATGCCAAAGGTGAAGGTAGCCAAGCGGGCTTTGGGCTGGCACTGGAAGGGATCGTCAGCGCGCCTTCAAAAACTGCCTTGTGGTTGATGGGTGCGCTAACCTGTTCAAGCTGTGCGGAGCGGGATATCCAGAACGCTTGGAACTCGGTTGCCTCGTTACCTGAAGACATCCGTATGAAAGGCTATCTGGATGCCTTGCACACCATGCAAGGCCAGGGTGCCAGCGTGGTGCGGGACAACGCCGCGAGTTCGACTGCATTGGGAGTTGAGGTTGGGCTGGCCATTGATGGAGGGTTGGCAGGGGCAGGCAAGGGCGTCGTTACGGATGGTCCGAAAGGAATACTTACACTGAAAGATTTTCCTGATGTCTCTACCAAGATAAGCCAGAAGCAGCTTCGCCATATTGCTGGAACACAGCAGCTTGAGGCACGGGGAGGCGGTGGTTTCTTAAACAGTGTCTCTGATGCTCAAAAAGTGCTTGATGCCTACCATACCGGCCAAGTGAAAATCCTAGGGAGAAATGCTCAGGGATTCCCAGTAGTCAAGTTTGAGGGCGTTACTGGAACTAACGTTAATCTCGGTGTTGGTATAACTGATCAGGCAACCAATGTATTTATTATCAAGGGCACAAAGAGTCCAAGTATTGTCCCTACAAATCCAAACTGGAGTCCCAAATGA
- a CDS encoding transposase, with the protein MPRQGRVVLPNYPLHVVQRGHNRQVVFAEDEDYQRYLSDLRDLKDAFGIKVYAFCLMTNHVHLLLAPGDSLSGLAQLMKTLAARTTRYRNRLEGRSGTLWESRYKSSVVQSDAYLLACCRYIELNPVRARMVDDVAAYPWSSYGLRADWLKEPNWLDMDSCFIELGQTAEERYRRYVTFMKEAIPAEELRLIREAVQRGQLTGNQRFVDEIERVAGVRIERRGQGRPRLEQGK; encoded by the coding sequence ATGCCTAGGCAAGGGCGAGTGGTTTTACCGAATTATCCGCTTCACGTGGTCCAGCGGGGACACAATCGGCAAGTGGTATTCGCCGAGGACGAGGACTACCAGCGTTACCTCTCCGATCTACGGGACCTCAAGGATGCCTTTGGTATCAAGGTCTACGCATTTTGCCTGATGACCAACCATGTCCATCTGCTCTTGGCGCCTGGTGATTCGCTGTCTGGCTTGGCGCAACTGATGAAAACGCTGGCGGCGCGCACGACACGATATCGGAATCGCTTGGAGGGCCGTTCCGGAACGTTGTGGGAAAGTCGCTATAAATCGAGTGTCGTACAGAGCGATGCCTACCTGCTGGCGTGTTGCCGGTACATCGAACTGAACCCTGTTCGGGCGCGGATGGTGGACGATGTGGCGGCCTATCCCTGGTCAAGTTATGGGCTGCGGGCGGATTGGTTGAAGGAGCCAAACTGGTTGGATATGGATTCCTGCTTCATTGAGCTAGGTCAGACGGCCGAAGAGAGATATCGGCGATACGTAACGTTCATGAAAGAGGCGATACCGGCCGAGGAATTGAGGCTGATTCGCGAGGCGGTTCAGCGTGGACAACTGACGGGCAATCAACGGTTCGTGGACGAGATCGAGCGGGTAGCCGGGGTGAGAATAGAGCGGCGTGGGCAAGGGCGGCCGAGATTAGAGCAGGGAAAATAA